A genome region from Pygocentrus nattereri isolate fPygNat1 chromosome 6, fPygNat1.pri, whole genome shotgun sequence includes the following:
- the dnajc28 gene encoding dnaJ homolog subfamily C member 28 — MSCSVLLRLHYGDLRRVLLPICKAPTLRTLCSDTRLSRSLRESYRLLQLPEDGDSSPAEVREAYVRMAKLYHPDSGAPTADSALFGHIEEAYRAVVAHMARRGSTSPYAQMEEDEEDKNKSYAPQHRQYLSFEGVGSGTPSQRERQYQQFRMDRATDQVLEYRRKRMEQAAAEEGAMVTRDARVRSKQIKITQAMERLVEDLIQESMARGDFHNLSGAGKPLRKFDHNPYADPMTHNLNRILIDNGYQPEWIVTQKEIRETITKMRERLQDARSRLGIPMRHSEQLRWKEHCAAFADELKKLNKKVDNFNLVVPLMSLQMVHFNMTKEVEKVLKADQEYRKQKEKERKCMEEREKADLSQQNVRQGLIMWMQSLLK; from the coding sequence atgagctgctctgtgtTGCTTCGACTGCACTATGGGGACCTCCGCAGAGTCCTGCTGCCTATCTGCAAAGCCCCAACGCTGCGCACACTCTGCTCTGACACTCGCCTCAGCCGCAGTCTGAGAGAGAGCTACCGTCTGCTGCAGCTGCCTGAAGATGGAGACAGCAGCCCTGCTGAGGTTAGGGAGGCCTATGTGCGCATGGCCAAGTTGTACCATCCAGACTCTGGAGCCCCAACAGCGGATTCTGCTTTGTTCGGCCACATAGAGGAGGCTTACAGGGCTGTAGTGGCACACATGGCCCGGCGGGGGTCTACATCACCGTATGCTCAGATGGAAGAGGATGAAGAAGACAAGAATAAAAGTTATGCTCCGCAGCACAGGCAGTACCTCAGCTTTGAAGGTGTAGGCTCTGGAACACCCAGCCAGCGTGAGCGGCAGTATCAGCAGTTCCGGATGGACCGGGCAACAGACCAGGTCTTAGAATATCGACGTAAACGCATGGAGCAGGCAGCAGCAGAAGAGGGCGCCATGGTGACAAGAGATGCACGTGTACGCAGCAAGCAGATCAAGATCACGCAGGCCATGGAGCGCCTGGTGGAGGACCTCATCCAAGAGTCCATGGCCCGGGGAGACTTCCACAACCTCAGCGGCGCTGGCAAGCCACTCAGAAAATTCGACCACAACCCCTACGCTGACCCCATGACGCACAACCTCAACAGGATTCTCATTGACAACGGTTACCAGCCTGAATGGATAGTAACCCAGAAGGAGATCAGAGAGACCATTacgaagatgagagagaggctACAGGATGCCCGGTCCAGACTGGGTATCCCCATGAGGCATTCCGAACAGCTCCGGTGGAAAGAGCACTGTGCCGCTTTTGCTGACGAACTGAAGAAGCTCAATAAGAAGGTGGACAATTTCAACCTGGTAGTACCGCTAATGAGTTTGCAGATGGTTCATTTTAATATGACCAAGGAAGTGGAGAAAGTGCTGAAAGCTGACCAGGAGTACAGAaaacagaaggagaaagagagaaagtgcatggaggagagagaaaaagcagacTTGTCTCAACAGAACGTTAGGCAAGGACTCATCATGTGGATGCAGAGTCTACTCAAATGA
- the LOC108426021 gene encoding potassium voltage-gated channel subfamily E member 1: protein MLVQNSTDVQSFLLSWFQHYLNQTWIIPPASPTADLPPAPLSAVHIKGQSQGMIYILLVVGFFSFFTFGIMFSYIRSKKMENSQDPYHQYIARDWASVLSPPSVAITQALRTKEPVVIGNPAALQHLPG from the coding sequence ATGCTGGTTCAAAACAGCACAGATGTCCAATCTTTCCTGCTCTCTTGGTTCCAGCACTACCTCAACCAAACCTGGATCATACCACCAGCTTCACCTACAGCTGACCTGCCGCCTGCACCTTTGAGTGCAGTGCATATCAAAGGCCAAAGCCAAGGGATGATCTACATTCTACTCGTGGTGGGGTTCTTCAGTTTCTTCACCTTTGGCATCATGTTCAGCTACATCCGCTCTAAAAAGATGGAGAACTCACAGGATCCTTACCACCAGTATATAGCCCGAGACTGGGCCAGTGTGCTGTCTCCTCCCTCTGTAGCCATAACGCAGGCTCTCAGAACCAAGGAGCCTGTGGTTATCGGAAACCCAGCTGCACTACAGCATCTACCTGGGTGA
- the rcan1a gene encoding calcipressin-1a isoform X1 yields MERLEVVVGDDDPVGVHLIDRTDCLVACELSEEVFRHEPLRASFEELFRAFDREATFQFFKSFRRVRINFTNALAAAEARAKLHKSDFNGREVRLFFAQSVHIGSPRLEPPKPDKQFLLSPPPSPPVGWEQAQDATPVINYDLICAIARLGPGEKYELHSGTPTTPSVVVHVCESDQDSSGAEDDMEGFRRPRPKIIQTRRPDYIPAITQ; encoded by the exons ATGGAGCGCTTAGAGGTTGTGGTTGGCGACGACGACCCTGTTGGAGTGCATTTGATAGACCGCACAGACTGCCTGGTGGCGTGTGAGCTCTCCGAAGAGGTGTTCAGACACGAGCCGCTGAGG GCTAGTTTTGAGGAACTCTTCCGTGCCTTTGATAGGGAGGCTACTTTCCAGTTTTTCAAGAGCTTCAGGCGGGTCAGAATTAACTTCACTAATGCTCTCGCTGCTGCAGAAGCAAGAGCAAAACTCCACAAGAGTGACTTCAATGGCAGAGAAGTGCGACTTTTCTTTGCTCAG TCTGTACATATAGGAAGTCCACGCCTGGAGCCTCCTAAACCGGATAAGCAGTTCCTCCTCTCTccacctccttctcctcctgtGGGCTGGGAACAGGCTCAGGATGCCACACCTGTCATCAACTATGACCTCATCTGTGCCATCGCAAGACTTGGTCCAG GAGAGAAGTATGAGCTCCACTCTGGAACCCCCACTACTCCCAGCGTGGTGGTGCACGTATGCGAGAGTGACCAGGACAGCTCTGGCGCCGAGGACGACATGGAGGGTTTTAGACGTCCACGTCCCAAAATCATCCAGACCCGGCGTCCCGATTACATCCCAGCCATCACACAGTGA
- the rcan1a gene encoding calcipressin-1a isoform X2 → MHLKTMKCNRFCLIASLEDQDMFNRPEARASFEELFRAFDREATFQFFKSFRRVRINFTNALAAAEARAKLHKSDFNGREVRLFFAQSVHIGSPRLEPPKPDKQFLLSPPPSPPVGWEQAQDATPVINYDLICAIARLGPGEKYELHSGTPTTPSVVVHVCESDQDSSGAEDDMEGFRRPRPKIIQTRRPDYIPAITQ, encoded by the exons ATGCATTTGAAAACCATGAAGTGCAACCGTTTTTGCCTTATCGCCTCCTTGGAGGACCAGGATATGTTTAACAGACCTGAGGCCAGG GCTAGTTTTGAGGAACTCTTCCGTGCCTTTGATAGGGAGGCTACTTTCCAGTTTTTCAAGAGCTTCAGGCGGGTCAGAATTAACTTCACTAATGCTCTCGCTGCTGCAGAAGCAAGAGCAAAACTCCACAAGAGTGACTTCAATGGCAGAGAAGTGCGACTTTTCTTTGCTCAG TCTGTACATATAGGAAGTCCACGCCTGGAGCCTCCTAAACCGGATAAGCAGTTCCTCCTCTCTccacctccttctcctcctgtGGGCTGGGAACAGGCTCAGGATGCCACACCTGTCATCAACTATGACCTCATCTGTGCCATCGCAAGACTTGGTCCAG GAGAGAAGTATGAGCTCCACTCTGGAACCCCCACTACTCCCAGCGTGGTGGTGCACGTATGCGAGAGTGACCAGGACAGCTCTGGCGCCGAGGACGACATGGAGGGTTTTAGACGTCCACGTCCCAAAATCATCCAGACCCGGCGTCCCGATTACATCCCAGCCATCACACAGTGA